The following are encoded together in the Burkholderiales bacterium genome:
- a CDS encoding acetyl-CoA carboxylase carboxyltransferase subunit alpha encodes MKTTFLEFEQPIAELEAKIEELRYAQDDSALDISEEINRLQKKSQALTRDIYSKLTAWQISQVARHPQRPYTLDYIQNLFTDFEELHGDRNFADDAAIVGGLARFNGQTAMIIGHQKGRDTKEKIRRNFGMPRPEGYRKALRLMKTAEKYGIPVLTFIDTPGAYPGVGAEERGQSEAIARNLFAMSELRVPIVCSIIGEGGSGGALAIAVGDLVQMLQYATYSVISPEGCASILWKSADKAADAAETLGITATRLKTLGLIDKIINEPLGGAHRDHEEMMRSMKKALQESLKQLQDKSLDDLLRTRFERLMGYGKFKEITAP; translated from the coding sequence ATGAAAACGACATTTTTGGAATTCGAGCAGCCGATCGCGGAGCTGGAAGCGAAAATTGAGGAACTGAGGTATGCTCAGGACGACTCGGCTCTGGATATATCTGAAGAAATTAACCGCCTACAGAAAAAAAGCCAGGCTCTCACCAGAGATATCTATTCCAAGCTCACTGCGTGGCAGATTTCCCAGGTTGCGCGCCACCCCCAGCGACCTTACACGCTCGATTACATTCAAAACCTGTTCACTGATTTCGAGGAGCTGCACGGCGACCGCAATTTTGCCGATGACGCCGCGATTGTCGGCGGCCTGGCCAGGTTCAATGGCCAGACTGCGATGATAATCGGCCATCAAAAAGGCCGCGACACCAAGGAAAAAATACGGCGCAATTTTGGCATGCCGCGGCCGGAGGGTTATCGCAAAGCACTGCGCCTCATGAAGACTGCCGAAAAATATGGCATTCCAGTGCTTACGTTTATTGATACTCCCGGCGCCTACCCGGGTGTGGGCGCGGAAGAGAGGGGGCAATCTGAAGCCATCGCCAGAAATCTTTTCGCGATGTCGGAACTCAGGGTGCCCATCGTGTGCAGCATAATTGGTGAAGGAGGCTCGGGCGGCGCGCTTGCGATCGCTGTGGGCGATCTGGTGCAGATGCTTCAGTATGCGACCTATTCGGTAATCTCGCCCGAGGGCTGTGCATCAATTCTTTGGAAAAGCGCGGACAAGGCGGCCGATGCTGCGGAAACATTGGGCATTACAGCGACGCGTCTAAAGACACTGGGCCTGATCGATAAAATTATCAACGAGCCGCTGGGTGGGGCACACCGCGACCATGAAGAGATGATGCGTTCCATGAAAAAGGCATTGCAGGAGTCGCTCAAGCAGTTGCAGGATAAGTCCCTCGATGACTTGCTGAGAACGCGTTTCGAGCGACTGATGGGCTATGGCAAGTTCAAAGAAATCACGGCGCCGTGA
- a CDS encoding branched-chain amino acid ABC transporter permease — protein MVLLWQVLANGILLGGLYALMALGLALVWGVLNIVNLAHGAFIMLGAYVCYYLFALYHVDPFVALPAAMIALFVLGYTLQRFVLNLIIRAPMFNTLLVTFGFEVVLANLAQMFFSADYRTINPGYAGANFALFGATIPVARILTFATGLLLTAGLWFFLLKARLGRAIRATAQNLTAARLYGVETRHIYAITFGLGAALAGAAGDLYGVVSQINPYIGGSLTAKSFAICIIGGLQNPLGVVVGGIFLGIVESLTALYLGPTYTDVASFGILVLVLVFRPTGLLGRTT, from the coding sequence ATGGTCCTGCTCTGGCAGGTTCTGGCGAACGGCATTCTGCTTGGCGGGCTTTATGCGCTGATGGCGCTGGGCCTTGCACTAGTGTGGGGCGTGCTTAACATTGTCAATCTGGCGCACGGTGCCTTCATCATGCTCGGCGCTTACGTGTGCTATTACCTGTTTGCGCTCTACCACGTTGACCCCTTCGTGGCGCTTCCCGCCGCGATGATTGCGCTGTTCGTGCTCGGCTACACGCTGCAGCGATTTGTGCTCAATCTGATCATTCGCGCGCCCATGTTTAACACGCTCCTCGTGACGTTCGGATTTGAAGTCGTGTTGGCCAATCTCGCGCAAATGTTCTTTTCTGCGGACTACCGGACCATCAATCCGGGTTATGCGGGAGCGAACTTCGCATTGTTCGGCGCCACCATCCCGGTGGCGAGGATTTTGACGTTTGCCACGGGTTTACTGCTCACTGCGGGTCTGTGGTTTTTTTTGCTAAAAGCGCGCCTGGGACGTGCTATACGCGCAACCGCACAGAATTTGACCGCCGCTCGCCTCTACGGTGTCGAAACCCGACACATCTATGCCATAACTTTTGGGCTCGGTGCGGCGCTTGCCGGTGCAGCCGGCGATCTTTACGGAGTGGTATCGCAGATCAATCCGTATATCGGCGGCAGCCTTACGGCTAAATCGTTTGCGATTTGCATTATCGGCGGGCTGCAGAACCCATTGGGGGTAGTCGTTGGCGGCATATTCTTGGGCATAGTGGAGTCGCTGACTGCCTTATATCTCGGGCCGACCTACACCGATGTTGCAAGCTTCGGGATTCTCGTATTAGTACTGGTATTCCGACCCACCGGCCTGCTGGGCAGAACCACATGA
- a CDS encoding mechanosensitive ion channel family protein has translation MSLGWTAITEEMLSTLVHQEALYLLLPMLVMTVLLVRFRPEDRRDVVSTLRFFLVSLAGMLLVGIFQVVVSGVITSVLYEATLIATGIAVIKLTGLFTFRIVLPMVRLHAARIVEDIIIIIAYAAWGLVQLRYAGLDLGGIITTSAVITGVIAFAMQDTLGNVMGGLALQLDSSIEVGDWVKVDDLVGRVAEIRWRSTSIETRNGETAVIPNSQLMKNKFTVLGRLAGRPPQWRRWISFSVDYNETPARVISAVENAINQAAIPHVAKQPPANCVLMNFESGSGRYALRYWLTDLMHDDATDSAVRTHIYAAMQRAGIRFALTEQSVRVIEHDEQHAEVVKSRELNRRLAALQRVDLFQGFHPSELRIIAERLKYAPFARGAVMTKQGAIAHWLYIITSGEAEVVLETPERDYVPLAMLPAGSFFGEMGLMTGDPRRASVIARTDVECYRLDKSAFEDVLRSRPDIADEISQILASRRFALERVHKNMTSEKNAADLAQQRSEILEKIKRFFGIGTLH, from the coding sequence ATGAGTCTGGGTTGGACGGCGATTACCGAAGAGATGCTCTCCACACTCGTGCACCAGGAGGCTCTTTATCTGCTGCTTCCGATGCTGGTTATGACGGTTTTGCTTGTGCGATTCCGTCCTGAAGATCGGCGCGATGTGGTCAGCACGCTACGCTTTTTTCTGGTCAGCTTGGCCGGCATGCTGCTCGTTGGGATTTTCCAGGTCGTTGTCTCGGGCGTGATTACCTCTGTACTGTACGAGGCAACGCTGATTGCAACCGGCATCGCGGTGATCAAGCTCACAGGGCTGTTTACCTTCCGCATCGTTTTACCGATGGTGCGGCTGCATGCGGCGCGTATTGTTGAAGACATCATCATCATCATCGCCTACGCGGCATGGGGACTGGTGCAGCTACGCTACGCCGGACTCGACCTCGGCGGCATTATAACCACTTCCGCCGTAATAACGGGCGTGATTGCATTTGCCATGCAGGATACGTTGGGCAACGTCATGGGCGGTCTGGCCCTCCAGCTCGACAGTTCGATCGAGGTAGGCGACTGGGTTAAGGTGGACGATCTGGTTGGCAGGGTGGCCGAAATCCGCTGGCGGTCTACATCGATCGAGACTCGCAATGGGGAGACGGCAGTCATTCCCAACAGCCAGTTGATGAAAAACAAATTTACCGTTCTAGGACGGCTGGCCGGGCGGCCACCGCAATGGCGGCGCTGGATTTCATTTAGCGTGGATTACAACGAGACCCCGGCGCGGGTAATAAGCGCGGTGGAGAATGCGATCAATCAGGCGGCTATTCCACATGTAGCGAAACAACCCCCCGCCAACTGCGTGCTGATGAACTTCGAAAGCGGTTCCGGTCGTTATGCCTTGCGTTACTGGCTCACCGATCTGATGCATGATGACGCGACTGATTCGGCGGTGCGCACACATATCTACGCTGCCATGCAGCGGGCAGGCATTCGCTTTGCTCTCACCGAGCAAAGCGTGCGTGTGATCGAGCATGATGAACAGCATGCGGAAGTTGTGAAATCCCGCGAACTCAACCGCCGCCTGGCGGCTCTGCAGCGTGTCGATCTATTTCAGGGATTTCATCCGAGTGAACTGCGCATCATTGCTGAACGCTTGAAATATGCGCCGTTCGCGCGCGGCGCAGTAATGACCAAACAGGGTGCAATCGCGCACTGGCTATACATCATCACTTCCGGGGAGGCGGAGGTCGTACTTGAAACTCCGGAACGCGACTATGTGCCGCTAGCGATGTTACCCGCCGGCAGTTTTTTTGGAGAAATGGGACTGATGACCGGGGATCCGCGGCGCGCGAGCGTTATAGCAAGAACTGACGTTGAGTGCTATCGTCTCGACAAAAGCGCTTTTGAAGATGTTCTGCGCTCACGCCCCGATATCGCGGATGAAATCTCGCAAATTCTCGCTTCACGTCGTTTCGCGTTGGAGCGAGTGCACAAGAACATGACCTCCGAAAAAAATGCTGCAGATCTTGCCCAGCAGCGCAGTGAAATCCTCGAAAAAATAAAACGGTTTTTCGGGATTGGCACGTTGCATTAA
- a CDS encoding ABC transporter ATP-binding protein, which produces MKRPLLEVENLCAGYREIPVLRNITLEIHVGEIVALVGSNGAGKTTLLKALSRVIPCTGQIQFDGRELVHLTADQVFSLGLVQIPEGRQLFDHMTVTDNLLMGTYVRGEKSGMQAAFEQVYSWFPILHERGNQLAGSLSGGEQQMCAIARGLMASPKLLVVDEMSLGLAPIIMHRLLKVLEDVRGSGVTILLVEQDVFAAFEVADRAYVLENGSLVQEGPSAELAKDPKVQQAYLGL; this is translated from the coding sequence GTGAAGCGTCCGCTTCTCGAAGTCGAAAACCTCTGCGCGGGCTACCGGGAAATCCCGGTACTACGTAACATAACGCTTGAAATTCATGTTGGCGAAATCGTGGCCTTGGTTGGAAGCAACGGCGCCGGCAAGACGACACTGCTGAAAGCATTATCCCGTGTCATTCCTTGTACCGGACAGATCCAGTTCGACGGCCGCGAGCTTGTTCATCTCACAGCCGATCAAGTATTCAGCCTCGGTCTTGTGCAAATTCCTGAAGGTAGGCAGCTGTTCGATCATATGACGGTTACCGATAACCTGCTGATGGGGACCTATGTACGCGGCGAAAAAAGCGGAATGCAGGCAGCATTTGAGCAGGTGTATTCCTGGTTTCCAATTTTGCACGAGCGCGGTAACCAACTTGCCGGAAGCCTGTCCGGCGGCGAGCAGCAAATGTGCGCCATCGCGCGCGGGCTGATGGCTTCGCCCAAGCTTTTGGTGGTCGATGAAATGAGCCTCGGCCTCGCTCCAATCATAATGCACCGATTGTTGAAGGTCCTGGAAGACGTGCGCGGCAGTGGCGTAACCATTCTGCTGGTTGAGCAGGACGTATTTGCCGCTTTCGAGGTGGCGGACCGCGCTTATGTACTTGAAAATGGCAGCCTGGTGCAGGAGGGGCCTTCGGCCGAGCTGGCTAAAGACCCTAAGGTCCAACAGGCGTACCTTGGTTTGTAG
- a CDS encoding branched-chain amino acid ABC transporter permease, which produces MNLLFRGFALATTLALLIAVPWVAPATVVQFGISTLMLATLAQGWSIIGGYTGYASFGGSVFYGLGSYGTAIAMIHYHLPFGIALIVGGLVAAIFAVLVGLPVLRLRGHYFAIATLALAQVVPAIVSNLDIAGRNIGLILPLVKNDALFYEAALGLLLATTVSIWYISRSRFGFGLMAIRENEDAAAAMGINTTRYKIQAFAIAAFFSALAGGIHAYWITFIDPGGEFDISLNVKMIIMAVFGGPGSVLGPIAGAFLLSGISEILSSKISSVASLFFGVVIVVAVVLMPHGIADLWRRYRKLGLRYFSENIRENRV; this is translated from the coding sequence ATGAATTTACTGTTTCGCGGGTTTGCCCTCGCCACTACACTGGCGCTGCTCATCGCGGTACCGTGGGTCGCGCCCGCGACAGTGGTGCAATTCGGCATCAGCACGCTCATGCTTGCCACCTTGGCACAAGGTTGGAGCATTATCGGGGGATATACCGGATACGCTTCGTTTGGTGGTTCGGTGTTTTACGGCTTGGGAAGCTACGGTACCGCTATTGCCATGATCCATTATCATCTGCCCTTTGGCATCGCGCTGATAGTGGGCGGCCTGGTGGCCGCGATTTTCGCTGTTTTGGTAGGCCTGCCGGTGCTGAGGCTGCGAGGGCATTATTTTGCGATAGCCACACTGGCGCTCGCGCAAGTCGTGCCGGCAATCGTGTCTAACCTCGATATCGCCGGGCGCAACATCGGTCTCATCCTGCCTTTGGTCAAGAACGACGCCTTGTTCTACGAAGCGGCTCTGGGTCTGCTGCTAGCGACTACGGTTTCAATTTGGTATATATCCCGAAGCCGCTTTGGCTTCGGTCTTATGGCGATTCGGGAAAACGAGGACGCCGCTGCGGCGATGGGCATCAACACCACGCGATACAAAATACAGGCCTTCGCTATCGCCGCTTTCTTTAGCGCCCTTGCCGGCGGTATTCACGCCTACTGGATCACCTTCATCGACCCCGGCGGTGAGTTTGACATCAGCCTGAACGTCAAAATGATCATCATGGCGGTATTTGGCGGCCCGGGATCGGTGTTGGGCCCGATCGCCGGAGCGTTTTTGCTTTCCGGCATTTCGGAAATTCTGTCCTCCAAGATTTCCAGCGTGGCAAGCCTGTTTTTCGGAGTGGTCATTGTAGTCGCCGTGGTTTTAATGCCTCACGGAATCGCCGATCTCTGGCGTCGTTACAGAAAACTCGGCCTGCGTTATTTTAGTGAAAATATCCGCGAAAACCGCGTATAG
- a CDS encoding ABC transporter ATP-binding protein — MNPVLEARNLTKRFHGLVALQDVSFSLMRGEILGLVGPNGAGKTTLINLISGTFTPTTGDIIFEGDVLQQPAFRRARLGIARTFQITKPFSGLTVLENVAVAALFGSEGEKRNLQRAKQVSQQWLEFVGLAHRSSQRADSLGGPDRKRLELAKALAMKPKLLLLDEVMAGLNPVEIDEVIAVIKKTRDQGISILVVEHVMKAIHALCDRLLVLHHGQSIAMGKPSDVLNDPQVVEAYLGRKHA; from the coding sequence ATGAACCCCGTTCTTGAAGCCCGTAATCTCACCAAGCGCTTTCACGGGCTCGTCGCCCTGCAAGACGTGAGTTTCAGCCTCATGCGCGGAGAAATATTAGGTCTTGTAGGGCCGAACGGCGCGGGCAAGACCACTCTCATTAACTTGATCAGCGGAACGTTTACCCCGACGACGGGCGATATAATTTTCGAGGGTGATGTCTTGCAGCAACCGGCGTTCCGCCGCGCCAGGCTTGGCATTGCCCGAACGTTCCAAATCACGAAACCGTTTTCCGGCCTCACAGTGCTGGAAAATGTCGCTGTGGCGGCGCTCTTCGGAAGTGAGGGTGAAAAGCGAAATTTGCAGCGCGCCAAACAGGTCTCACAGCAATGGCTTGAGTTTGTCGGGCTTGCTCACCGCTCGTCCCAGCGCGCTGATTCGCTGGGCGGTCCCGATCGCAAGCGATTGGAGCTCGCAAAGGCTTTGGCCATGAAACCCAAACTTCTGCTTCTTGATGAAGTAATGGCTGGGCTGAATCCGGTGGAAATCGATGAAGTGATCGCCGTGATTAAAAAAACGCGCGATCAGGGTATCAGTATATTGGTTGTAGAGCACGTGATGAAAGCGATACACGCTCTGTGCGACCGGCTTCTGGTACTGCATCACGGCCAAAGCATCGCCATGGGCAAGCCGTCTGACGTTCTGAATGACCCTCAAGTGGTGGAAGCCTATCTTGGAAGGAAACACGCGTGA
- the tilS gene encoding tRNA lysidine(34) synthetase TilS: MASSKKSRRRDLRAHVAGVLAKILKSNTHVALAMSGGLDSVVLLDILHALAKKLHFKLSAVHVNHQLSPNAGRWANFCRRWCKTLNVPIKISKVTVSGARATGTEAAAREARYRVYARLHADYLVLAHHLDDQTETMVLQLLRGSGVKGLSAMPEMRYQINKSSPRIIRPLLDVPRSEIERYARARKLRWVEDESNDNTALDRNFLRHKVLPLISTRFPAYRETLGRAQRRIAEAAALLDQLGELDSRAAVQDGRLKAAVLRKLAPARARNLLRYYFARKGLLMPSEKRLEEILQQITRSREDANVRVALGDLDVRRFKGDVYVCRSRPALDAEFCRNWQGEHKLEISELGGVMTFRHAKGKGIDYAKLMQHPVTIRVRRGGEKLRPDCKRPRRSLKDLLQESKIAPWERSCLPLLFSGDRLVYVPGIGIDCDYQAHAAQSALLANWILKDTRDRSQKSK; encoded by the coding sequence ATGGCAAGTTCAAAGAAATCACGGCGCCGTGATTTGCGCGCGCACGTGGCAGGGGTTCTCGCCAAGATACTGAAGAGCAATACGCACGTTGCGCTCGCAATGAGCGGCGGATTGGACTCGGTCGTGCTGCTTGATATTCTGCACGCGCTCGCCAAGAAGCTCCATTTCAAGCTATCCGCAGTTCACGTGAACCATCAATTGAGCCCGAATGCCGGGCGGTGGGCGAATTTTTGCCGGCGCTGGTGCAAAACATTAAACGTCCCCATAAAAATTTCAAAGGTGACGGTCAGTGGAGCGCGCGCAACAGGTACTGAAGCGGCTGCGCGGGAAGCGCGTTATCGGGTATACGCGCGACTCCACGCCGACTACTTGGTGCTTGCACATCATCTAGACGATCAAACGGAAACCATGGTGCTGCAGCTGTTGCGCGGCAGCGGCGTCAAGGGCTTAAGCGCCATGCCTGAAATGAGGTACCAGATTAACAAGTCGTCACCGCGCATCATTCGACCTTTGCTGGATGTGCCGCGCTCGGAAATCGAGCGCTACGCCAGAGCTCGCAAATTGCGATGGGTCGAGGATGAGAGCAACGACAATACTGCGCTTGATCGTAATTTTCTCCGGCACAAAGTGCTTCCGCTGATAAGCACGCGCTTTCCGGCGTATCGCGAAACATTGGGCCGCGCGCAGCGGCGTATTGCAGAAGCCGCCGCCTTGCTTGATCAACTGGGGGAACTGGATTCTCGCGCTGCGGTGCAGGACGGCAGATTGAAGGCGGCGGTGCTGCGCAAGCTGGCTCCGGCACGGGCACGGAATCTGCTGCGCTATTATTTCGCACGGAAAGGGCTGCTTATGCCAAGCGAAAAGCGGCTGGAGGAGATATTGCAACAGATAACCCGCTCCCGGGAAGATGCCAACGTGCGGGTTGCTCTGGGTGATCTGGACGTGCGGCGATTCAAGGGCGATGTTTACGTTTGCCGCAGCCGACCCGCACTCGATGCGGAATTCTGTAGGAATTGGCAAGGCGAGCACAAACTGGAAATCAGCGAGCTGGGCGGCGTGATGACATTCCGGCACGCCAAAGGCAAAGGCATCGACTACGCGAAGCTCATGCAGCACCCTGTCACGATCCGCGTACGACGCGGCGGTGAGAAACTTCGCCCGGATTGCAAGCGGCCACGCCGCAGCCTGAAAGACTTGCTGCAGGAGAGCAAAATTGCGCCTTGGGAACGGTCATGCTTGCCTTTGCTTTTCAGCGGAGACCGTTTAGTCTACGTGCCGGGGATAGGAATTGATTGCGATTACCAAGCGCATGCGGCGCAAAGCGCTTTATTGGCAAATTGGATTTTAAAAGATACTCGGGATCGAAGTCAAAAGTCGAAGTAG
- a CDS encoding FAD-binding oxidoreductase has translation MSSYTERRQALIRELRASGAKELGLRKSTSNLFRDRAAAPKQRLDVTPFDHVLKVDAQHGWVEVEGMTPYDVLAATTLQQNLMPCVVPQLKSITIGGAVAGVGIEASSFRRGLAHETMLELEVLLGDGSIVLCTPENEHRDLFYGFPNSYGTLGYALRVRAQTTPTKPYVKVTYLRHTDPSAYFAQLAELCRTPDVDFLDGVVFSADELYICVGRFVDAAPYTSDYTFESIYYCSIRSRDLDYLTTECYLWRWDTDWFWCSKNLGAQIPAVRRLLGRDRLNSRFYTKVMRFNSRWHLTRLLDRLSGFRHREPVIQDVDVPIERAAEFLDFFRREVGILPVWICPIGTRGCWTLYPMDPGKIYVNFGFWDVVRRHSTHAPGHFNRLVERKVRELGGIKSLYSDSYYTADEFWEIYNGKAYLALKQRYDPGGAFRNLYEKCVLRK, from the coding sequence ATGTCGTCCTACACCGAACGCAGGCAAGCCCTGATCCGCGAGCTCCGTGCTAGCGGTGCCAAGGAGTTGGGCCTGCGCAAATCCACCTCCAACCTGTTCCGCGATCGGGCGGCGGCACCGAAGCAGAGGCTCGATGTGACCCCGTTCGACCATGTCCTCAAAGTCGACGCGCAGCACGGTTGGGTCGAGGTGGAGGGCATGACGCCCTACGACGTGCTTGCCGCGACGACCCTGCAACAAAACCTGATGCCGTGCGTGGTTCCGCAGCTCAAGTCCATCACGATTGGCGGCGCCGTTGCCGGCGTAGGCATTGAGGCCAGCTCCTTCAGGCGTGGACTGGCGCACGAAACAATGCTGGAGCTTGAAGTGCTCCTGGGTGACGGCAGCATTGTCCTGTGCACACCCGAGAACGAACATCGCGACCTGTTCTACGGTTTTCCGAATTCGTACGGAACGCTGGGCTATGCGTTGCGGGTGCGCGCCCAGACGACGCCGACAAAGCCTTACGTAAAGGTCACGTATCTGCGGCACACTGATCCGTCAGCGTATTTCGCGCAGCTTGCAGAGCTATGCCGCACGCCTGACGTGGACTTTCTAGACGGTGTGGTGTTCTCCGCGGACGAACTTTACATTTGCGTCGGCCGGTTCGTCGATGCAGCCCCGTATACGAGCGACTATACCTTCGAGTCAATTTACTATTGCTCGATTCGCAGCCGCGATTTGGATTACCTCACAACAGAATGCTATCTCTGGCGCTGGGACACGGACTGGTTCTGGTGTTCCAAGAATCTCGGTGCCCAGATCCCGGCAGTGCGCCGCCTGCTCGGCCGCGACCGACTGAACTCGCGCTTCTATACCAAAGTTATGAGGTTCAACAGCCGCTGGCACCTGACGCGTTTGCTGGACCGATTGTCCGGTTTCCGGCACCGCGAACCCGTGATCCAGGATGTCGACGTGCCGATTGAACGTGCCGCCGAGTTTCTCGACTTCTTCCGGCGCGAGGTGGGCATCCTGCCGGTGTGGATCTGCCCCATTGGCACGCGCGGCTGCTGGACGCTGTACCCGATGGATCCGGGCAAGATCTACGTGAACTTCGGTTTCTGGGACGTGGTGCGCAGGCATAGCACGCATGCGCCAGGCCACTTTAATCGCCTTGTGGAGCGCAAGGTCCGCGAGCTTGGCGGCATCAAGTCGCTGTACTCGGACAGCTACTACACCGCAGACGAATTCTGGGAAATCTACAACGGTAAGGCCTATTTGGCACTCAAACAGCGTTACGATCCCGGAGGGGCATTTCGCAATCTGTATGAGAAGTGCGTGCTTCGCAAATAA
- the ggt gene encoding gamma-glutamyltransferase, whose product MARCINSGLCKPRRFRLVVFGLICWLLVASTAQPEEGPRNAAIASANPLATDAGYKIFREGGNAFDAAIAVAATLAVVEPYASGLGGGGFWLLRRASDGRELLLDARETAPGRASAGMYLDAQGQVIAKASLRGPKSAAIPGIPAALEHLAKHYGRLPLAVSLAPAIRYAKSGVRVDARYIAICQRFHGQLTGEAQRVFLDYGSVPRQGFVLRQKALAATLQAIASGGSKSFYQGRVARNMVAAVQAGGGIWSLADLKNYRVVEREPVKFVFQSLQITAAPLPSAAGLSLAQSFNILGRLPYAAGDQDAKAHFVVEALRRAYQDRARYMGDPDFVNVPVARLLSKDYAASRAASIDLYYATPSVELEDESPMLNEGDDTTHFSIVDREGNRVAATLSINTPFGSGFVAGMSGVLLNNEMDDFSVAPGTANVYRLQSYSGNEIAPGKRPLSSMSPTFVEDERGILILGTPGGSRIISMILLAILDYADRPRVDLRQMLSAARYHHQYLPDQVEIEPQGFSEDWIAEMQARGYAVTGSARRWGNVQAVYIDKRTGLATAAGDPRGQIGSASRSLTQ is encoded by the coding sequence TTGGCACGTTGCATTAATAGCGGTCTCTGCAAGCCGCGGCGTTTCCGCCTCGTAGTTTTCGGGCTGATATGCTGGTTGCTCGTTGCGTCCACCGCGCAACCCGAGGAAGGCCCCCGAAATGCCGCAATCGCGTCCGCGAACCCGCTCGCCACTGATGCCGGTTACAAGATTTTTCGGGAAGGCGGCAATGCTTTTGACGCGGCAATCGCCGTGGCAGCCACACTTGCCGTTGTCGAGCCTTACGCATCGGGGCTTGGCGGCGGCGGTTTTTGGTTATTGCGCCGCGCTTCCGACGGTAGGGAATTGCTGCTGGATGCGCGCGAAACGGCCCCGGGGCGTGCCAGCGCCGGGATGTATCTCGATGCACAAGGCCAAGTTATTGCAAAAGCGTCGTTGCGCGGTCCAAAATCTGCGGCCATTCCCGGGATCCCGGCGGCGCTTGAGCATCTTGCGAAACATTATGGCAGACTGCCGCTCGCGGTAAGCCTCGCCCCAGCGATTCGTTATGCAAAATCTGGCGTGCGTGTCGATGCGCGCTATATTGCAATTTGCCAGCGCTTTCATGGCCAGCTCACCGGCGAGGCGCAGCGCGTGTTCCTTGATTATGGAAGTGTGCCGCGTCAGGGATTTGTGCTTCGGCAAAAAGCTCTGGCGGCGACATTGCAGGCCATTGCCTCCGGGGGAAGCAAGAGTTTTTATCAGGGGAGAGTGGCGCGCAACATGGTGGCTGCGGTTCAAGCCGGCGGCGGAATCTGGTCCCTTGCCGATCTAAAGAATTATCGTGTCGTGGAACGTGAACCCGTGAAATTCGTCTTTCAGTCGCTGCAAATCACCGCAGCACCATTACCTTCCGCTGCAGGACTCAGCCTGGCGCAAAGCTTTAATATTCTTGGGCGCCTTCCTTATGCTGCGGGCGACCAAGACGCGAAAGCGCATTTTGTGGTGGAAGCGTTGCGGCGCGCTTACCAGGACCGTGCGCGCTACATGGGCGACCCTGATTTTGTCAACGTGCCGGTAGCACGGCTGCTAAGCAAGGATTACGCGGCGTCGCGTGCGGCGTCAATTGATCTTTACTACGCGACGCCCAGCGTGGAACTGGAAGATGAATCACCGATGCTAAACGAAGGTGACGATACCACGCATTTTTCGATTGTTGACCGCGAGGGCAATCGCGTAGCTGCGACGCTCAGCATCAATACGCCGTTCGGCAGCGGTTTCGTGGCAGGCATGAGCGGGGTGCTTCTTAATAATGAGATGGACGATTTTTCTGTCGCGCCAGGGACGGCCAATGTTTACCGCTTGCAGAGCTATTCCGGAAATGAAATCGCCCCAGGCAAGCGGCCGCTATCAAGCATGTCGCCGACTTTTGTAGAGGACGAGCGGGGCATACTGATACTTGGCACTCCGGGTGGCTCGCGGATTATCAGCATGATCTTGCTCGCAATACTTGATTATGCGGACCGTCCGCGGGTTGACCTCCGACAGATGTTGAGCGCTGCGCGTTATCATCACCAATATTTGCCTGATCAGGTGGAAATCGAGCCGCAAGGTTTTTCCGAAGACTGGATTGCCGAAATGCAAGCCCGAGGGTACGCGGTTACCGGGAGCGCGAGGCGCTGGGGGAATGTTCAGGCGGTATATATTGATAAACGTACGGGTCTGGCGACGGCGGCTGGCGATCCGCGCGGGCAAATCGGCAGCGCAAGCAGATCATTGACCCAATGA